A part of Desulfomicrobium baculatum DSM 4028 genomic DNA contains:
- a CDS encoding helix-turn-helix domain-containing protein: protein MTLGELERQVILDAMDAVGGNKSEAAKRLGITRKTLHAKMTTYGE, encoded by the coding sequence ATGACGCTTGGGGAGCTGGAGCGGCAGGTCATCCTCGACGCCATGGACGCAGTCGGCGGGAACAAGAGCGAAGCAGCCAAGCGCCTTGGCATCACGCGCAAGACGCTGCACGCAAAGATGACCACGTATGGAGAGTGA
- a CDS encoding copper-binding protein — translation MRRYVCFILMILCVFSFFMPVKFASSQVLQEPVLVVAQSDMTRGEVRRIDKENKKITIRHEEIRDLNMPPMTMVFQVRDAALLDRVRTGDKVRFRAVEEGGTLIITDMEKDL, via the coding sequence ATGCGTAGATATGTGTGCTTCATACTTATGATTTTGTGCGTTTTTTCGTTCTTTATGCCCGTCAAATTCGCGTCCTCCCAAGTGCTGCAAGAGCCTGTCCTTGTGGTGGCGCAAAGCGATATGACGCGGGGCGAGGTCAGAAGGATCGACAAGGAGAACAAGAAGATAACCATCCGGCACGAGGAAATCAGGGACCTGAACATGCCGCCCATGACCATGGTTTTTCAGGTCAGGGACGCTGCGCTGCTGGACAGGGTGCGCACCGGGGACAAGGTCCGTTTCCGAGCTGTCGAAGAGGGGGGAACACTCATAATTACCGACATGGAAAAGGATTTATGA
- a CDS encoding cupredoxin domain-containing protein, whose protein sequence is MIMLRAALILLFCAGTAWSHESEHKSPTPDLREQQEWGIAGDASAVTRTVEVRMLDTMRFVPDEIEVRLGETVRFVVRNEGLMMHEFVIGTQADNKAHAALMLRYPNMEHEAAYMAHVAPGGEGEVVWHFNRPGEFEFACLIAGHYQAGMIGVIRVVGK, encoded by the coding sequence ATGATTATGTTGCGAGCGGCCTTGATCCTGCTGTTCTGTGCGGGCACGGCATGGAGTCACGAATCGGAGCACAAATCGCCCACGCCCGACCTGCGCGAACAGCAGGAATGGGGAATCGCGGGCGACGCGTCCGCCGTGACCCGGACCGTGGAGGTGCGCATGCTCGACACCATGCGCTTCGTGCCGGATGAAATCGAAGTGCGGCTGGGAGAGACCGTGCGTTTTGTCGTCAGGAACGAAGGCCTCATGATGCACGAGTTCGTCATCGGCACGCAGGCCGACAACAAGGCCCACGCGGCGCTCATGCTCAGATACCCGAACATGGAGCATGAAGCGGCGTACATGGCGCATGTCGCGCCGGGCGGGGAAGGCGAGGTCGTCTGGCATTTCAACCGGCCCGGAGAGTTCGAGTTTGCCTGCCTCATCGCCGGGCATTATCAGGCGGGCATGATCGGAGTCATCCGTGTTGTCGGGAAATGA
- a CDS encoding multicopper oxidase family protein — MNSRRRFLQAAGLAGGALAASAVTRVALAGLPEAVVQTSPETMPPLHPPTGRPYNPVVTLNGWTLPWRMNKGVKEFHLVAEPVVRELAPGLKAHLWGYNGQSPGPTIEVVEGDRLRIFVTNRLPEHTSIHWHGQRLPNGMDGVSGLTQPAIQPGKTFVYEFVARRPGTFMYHPHADEMTQMAMGMMGSWVTHPKAKHPLIDEVDRDFVFLLNAYDIDPGSYTPRIMTMLDFNLWSWNSRIFPGIDSLNVRLNDKVRVRIGNLTMTNHPMHLHGHEFLVTGTDGGPTPKGTRWYEVTTDVAVGQMRQIEFVADEEGDWAFHCHKSHHTMNAMGHDVPTMIGVDHTGLARKITSLIPDYMVMGERGMADMTEMEMPLPDNSIPMMTGRGPFGSVEMGGMFSVVKVRRNQKRGDYSNPEWFRHPPGTQAYEFGGALAEPARDFSPGGTSMPRAQEPGDGIELKVRKPGHAGHE, encoded by the coding sequence ATGAATTCCAGAAGACGATTTTTGCAGGCGGCGGGACTGGCGGGCGGAGCCCTGGCCGCGTCGGCCGTGACCCGCGTCGCCCTGGCCGGGCTGCCGGAGGCTGTTGTTCAGACCTCCCCGGAGACCATGCCGCCCTTGCACCCTCCGACGGGGCGTCCCTACAATCCGGTGGTGACCTTGAACGGCTGGACCCTGCCCTGGCGCATGAACAAGGGCGTCAAGGAGTTCCACCTCGTGGCCGAGCCCGTGGTGCGCGAGCTTGCTCCGGGGCTCAAGGCCCATCTGTGGGGGTACAACGGACAGAGCCCGGGGCCGACCATCGAGGTGGTAGAAGGCGACCGGCTGCGCATTTTCGTGACCAACAGGCTGCCCGAGCACACCAGCATCCACTGGCACGGACAGCGCCTGCCAAACGGCATGGACGGCGTCTCTGGCCTGACCCAGCCCGCGATCCAGCCGGGCAAGACCTTCGTGTACGAATTCGTGGCCCGTCGGCCCGGCACCTTCATGTATCACCCGCACGCCGACGAGATGACGCAGATGGCCATGGGCATGATGGGATCCTGGGTCACGCACCCCAAGGCGAAGCACCCTCTGATCGACGAGGTGGACCGTGATTTCGTCTTTCTTCTGAACGCCTACGACATCGATCCGGGGAGCTATACGCCCAGGATCATGACCATGCTCGACTTCAACCTGTGGAGCTGGAACAGCCGGATTTTTCCGGGCATCGACTCCCTGAACGTGCGCCTGAATGACAAGGTCCGCGTCCGCATCGGCAACCTGACCATGACCAACCACCCGATGCATCTGCATGGGCACGAATTCCTGGTCACGGGCACGGACGGCGGCCCTACCCCCAAGGGCACGCGCTGGTACGAGGTCACCACGGATGTGGCCGTGGGCCAGATGCGGCAGATCGAATTCGTGGCCGACGAGGAGGGCGACTGGGCCTTCCATTGCCACAAGAGCCACCACACCATGAACGCCATGGGGCACGACGTGCCGACCATGATCGGCGTCGACCACACCGGCCTTGCGCGCAAGATCACGTCACTGATCCCGGACTACATGGTCATGGGCGAGCGCGGCATGGCCGACATGACCGAGATGGAGATGCCGCTGCCGGACAATTCCATCCCCATGATGACCGGCCGCGGGCCTTTCGGGAGCGTCGAGATGGGCGGCATGTTCAGCGTGGTCAAGGTGCGCCGGAACCAGAAGCGCGGCGATTATTCAAATCCCGAGTGGTTCAGGCACCCGCCCGGAACGCAGGCCTATGAATTCGGCGGTGCATTGGCCGAGCCGGCGAGGGACTTTTCGCCAGGCGGCACATCCATGCCCAGGGCGCAGGAACCCGGCGACGGGATCGAGCTTAAGGTGCGCAAACCCGGCCACGCCGGGCACGAATAA
- a CDS encoding TolC family protein produces the protein MNMMTALCKGCALLVLLGGLAGCATVDFDQSVARTNTQAAGFTHGQLALGRDAAQRDAMALRASELLSRPLSEPAAVQLALVNSPSFQALLARNWASAADAAQSGRLANPVFSFERLHILDEVEFGRLLSVGLLDLLTFPMRQGVAKSRVAAAEHRLTRDVVRQVTEVRGAWVRAVAANERLGYARQVFAAAEASAELARRMQQAGNFNTIERVRQQGFYADAATQLALARHAMTARQEELIRQLGLSESQIPLLMLPARLPDLPESARQPEDVSSAARAGNLDVRLAQAEFEAAAKAQGLSRVTSLVDVEAGLRHNTVFDNDSGDRATGRGYELDVTLPLFDWGGMKREVMNARTLAAGHELEVALRGSGSRLREGYSAYRTAHDIARHYREEIIPLQQVMAEENVYRYNAMLIGVFELLADARERIRVVQAGIDALEGFWLADAALEAVIMGTEGGGELAGPAPQGEARDAGH, from the coding sequence ATGAACATGATGACAGCCCTGTGCAAGGGATGTGCGCTTCTTGTCCTGCTGGGCGGCCTGGCCGGTTGCGCCACGGTGGACTTCGATCAGTCCGTGGCCAGGACCAACACCCAGGCCGCAGGCTTCACCCACGGCCAGCTCGCACTGGGCCGCGACGCCGCACAGCGCGACGCCATGGCCCTGCGGGCGTCCGAACTGCTGTCCAGGCCGCTTAGCGAACCGGCCGCAGTGCAGCTGGCCCTGGTGAACAGCCCCTCATTTCAAGCCCTGCTGGCCCGGAATTGGGCAAGCGCGGCCGATGCGGCCCAGTCGGGACGCTTGGCAAACCCTGTCTTCTCCTTCGAGCGTCTCCATATTCTGGATGAGGTCGAGTTCGGCCGGCTTCTGAGCGTCGGGCTGCTCGATCTGCTGACCTTTCCGATGCGTCAGGGCGTGGCGAAATCGCGCGTTGCGGCCGCAGAACACAGGCTGACCCGCGATGTGGTGCGGCAGGTCACCGAGGTGCGCGGTGCCTGGGTGCGGGCCGTGGCCGCAAACGAGCGCCTCGGCTATGCGCGGCAGGTCTTTGCTGCTGCCGAGGCTTCTGCCGAGCTGGCTCGCCGCATGCAACAGGCCGGCAATTTCAACACCATCGAGCGGGTCAGGCAGCAGGGCTTCTACGCCGACGCGGCCACGCAGCTCGCCCTGGCCCGACACGCCATGACTGCCCGCCAGGAGGAACTTATCCGCCAGCTGGGCCTCTCCGAATCCCAGATCCCCCTGCTCATGCTGCCTGCTCGCCTCCCCGATCTGCCGGAGTCCGCGCGCCAACCGGAGGACGTGAGTTCGGCGGCGCGGGCGGGCAACCTCGATGTGCGTCTGGCGCAGGCCGAATTCGAGGCCGCGGCCAAGGCCCAGGGGCTCAGCCGCGTGACCAGCCTGGTCGATGTGGAGGCGGGGCTGCGTCACAACACGGTGTTTGACAACGACTCCGGGGACCGGGCCACCGGACGCGGTTACGAGCTGGACGTGACCCTGCCTCTGTTCGACTGGGGCGGCATGAAACGCGAGGTCATGAACGCGCGCACCCTGGCCGCCGGCCATGAGCTCGAAGTCGCCCTGCGCGGGTCCGGGTCCCGGCTGCGGGAAGGCTACTCAGCGTACCGCACCGCCCACGACATCGCCCGTCACTACCGGGAGGAGATCATCCCCCTGCAGCAAGTTATGGCCGAGGAGAACGTGTACCGTTACAACGCCATGCTCATCGGGGTTTTCGAATTGCTGGCCGACGCCAGGGAACGGATCCGCGTGGTGCAGGCCGGCATTGACGCCCTGGAGGGATTCTGGCTGGCCGACGCGGCCCTTGAGGCCGTGATCATGGGCACCGAGGGCGGCGGCGAACTTGCAGGCCCCGCGCCGCAAGGGGAGGCCCGCGATGCAGGACACTGA
- a CDS encoding HupE/UreJ family protein, translating into MYHIFAFGRDVLLRKLKNVRLPFLALLCLTLVGTDVLAHGVTTGDKGYIQAISGVQLLPFIYLGAKHMVTGYDHLLFLVGVIFFLYRLKDIGIYVSLFAIGHSSTLLAGVFMGVNVNAYLIDAIIGLSVVYKALDNLGAFRRWFGFQPNTKLATVVFGLFHGFGLATKIQDFEVSPDGLLANLVAFNVGVEIGQLLALSGILIVMGYWRGTSSFTRHAYLANVALMTAGFMLVGYQMTGFFFVA; encoded by the coding sequence ATGTATCATATCTTTGCTTTTGGCAGAGATGTGTTGCTGCGCAAATTGAAAAATGTGCGGCTGCCATTTCTGGCCTTATTGTGTCTGACGCTTGTCGGTACGGATGTTCTTGCCCATGGCGTCACAACGGGGGACAAGGGGTACATCCAGGCGATCAGCGGGGTGCAGCTCTTGCCGTTCATATATCTCGGCGCCAAGCACATGGTCACGGGGTACGACCATCTTCTGTTTCTGGTCGGAGTTATTTTCTTCCTCTATCGCCTCAAGGATATCGGAATATATGTCAGCCTGTTCGCCATTGGGCATTCTTCAACATTGCTGGCCGGGGTATTCATGGGCGTGAACGTGAACGCTTATCTCATCGACGCAATCATCGGCTTGTCGGTGGTGTACAAGGCGCTGGACAACCTCGGCGCTTTTCGACGCTGGTTCGGATTTCAGCCGAATACCAAGCTCGCAACAGTCGTGTTCGGTTTGTTTCACGGGTTTGGCCTAGCGACGAAGATTCAGGATTTCGAGGTGTCGCCGGACGGCCTGCTGGCCAATCTCGTCGCGTTCAATGTCGGCGTTGAGATAGGGCAACTGTTGGCCTTGAGCGGGATACTCATTGTCATGGGATATTGGCGAGGAACATCCAGTTTCACCAGACACGCCTATTTAGCCAATGTTGCGTTGATGACTGCCGGCTTCATGCTTGTCGGATACCAGATGACAGGTTTTTTCTTCGTCGCATAA
- a CDS encoding ABC transporter ATP-binding protein: MTTFLRVEALSKSYGTSPVVDNITFSLNRGEIGCLLGPSGCGKTTLLRSIAGFENIEFGSIVLDGEVVSGPRFVPAEHRRIGMVFQDYALFPHLTVARNVAFGLSNLNAAQIARTVDSLLETVGLPDAGSKYPHELSGGQQQRVALARALAPEPRLLLMDEPFSNLDVSLRESLSMEVRSILKQRGTTALLVTHNQQEAYAMADRVGVISCGTMHQWDTPHAVYHRPASAEVAGFVGEGSLIDGKVFGHTLTCALGEFAAKNLADSAVKVLVRPEDILHDDASPLKAQVVGRAFRGSTILYSLKLITGEVVLVQIPSHHDHPVGHWLGIRADLEDLVVFPCSATLHAKECVQN; this comes from the coding sequence ATGACGACTTTCCTGCGCGTGGAAGCGCTGTCCAAGAGCTATGGGACCAGTCCGGTGGTCGACAACATCACGTTTTCCCTGAATCGCGGGGAGATCGGTTGCCTGCTTGGCCCCAGCGGGTGCGGCAAAACGACTCTGCTTCGCAGCATCGCGGGTTTTGAGAACATCGAGTTCGGCAGCATTGTCCTTGACGGCGAGGTTGTCTCGGGACCGCGTTTCGTACCTGCTGAGCACCGTCGCATCGGCATGGTCTTCCAGGATTACGCCCTATTCCCGCACCTGACCGTGGCGCGGAACGTGGCCTTCGGCCTTTCAAATTTGAACGCCGCGCAAATAGCCCGGACCGTCGATTCCCTGCTGGAAACCGTAGGACTGCCCGACGCAGGCTCAAAATACCCCCACGAACTCTCCGGCGGCCAGCAGCAACGAGTCGCCCTGGCCCGCGCCCTGGCCCCCGAGCCTCGGCTGCTGCTCATGGACGAACCATTCTCGAACCTCGATGTATCCCTGCGTGAATCCCTGTCCATGGAAGTCCGCTCCATCCTCAAGCAGCGCGGCACGACGGCTCTGCTGGTCACCCACAACCAGCAAGAAGCCTACGCCATGGCGGACAGGGTCGGTGTCATCTCCTGCGGCACCATGCACCAGTGGGATACGCCCCACGCCGTTTATCACCGTCCCGCGTCCGCTGAGGTCGCAGGCTTCGTTGGCGAGGGCTCCCTCATCGACGGAAAGGTCTTCGGACACACGCTCACCTGCGCCCTCGGAGAGTTCGCCGCAAAAAACCTTGCCGACTCCGCCGTCAAAGTTCTCGTGCGCCCCGAAGACATCCTGCACGACGACGCCAGTCCATTGAAGGCGCAAGTCGTCGGACGCGCCTTCCGCGGTTCGACTATTCTGTACTCGTTGAAACTCATCACGGGGGAAGTGGTTCTCGTGCAGATTCCGAGTCATCATGATCATCCGGTCGGACACTGGTTAGGCATCCGAGCCGACCTTGAAGATCTGGTCGTATTTCCGTGCTCCGCAACGCTCCATGCCAAGGAATGCGTGCAGAACTGA
- a CDS encoding ABC transporter permease encodes MQSPGTLLAASVFAAMAVTPVAVLLYSFLTPEQDIWRHLAEHVLPDLVGNTIALLALVIPMTAILGVGLAWLTTVCDYPGRKFFSWALTLPLAVPPYVYAFVYLGLLDFAGPVQTTIRQVLPGVGFVDIRNVFGVAAILSMAFYPYVYLLCRSAFLTQGRTAMEAARTLGLSPSRAFFRVAIPMARPWIAAGVTLVCMETLADFGAVSIFNYDTFTTAIYKAWFGLFSLKAASQLSAVLVAFVLVMLALEQRFRARLRFTEAGRSGTPALHLRLTGAAKWLAFALSSLIFVFAFAVPCLQLLLWAWKATGPNTASYLQLGKDTLILGLMTAVATSAVSLLLAFARRSNPGTGWIIRIATLGYAMPGTILAVGIFIPAAFIDNTMLDFIASTTGVPMSPFIQGSLALLVIAYTVRFLAAGFGSIDSAMQRITPSVVEAARTMGCHGAALVRRVHLPMTRTGILTAAILVLVDVMKELPVTLMMRPFGWDTLAVKIYEFTSEGEWKMAATPALVLIAAGLVPIMLLTGKTETRNKS; translated from the coding sequence ATGCAGTCTCCCGGCACGCTCCTGGCTGCATCCGTGTTCGCGGCCATGGCCGTAACCCCGGTCGCGGTTCTCCTGTATTCCTTCCTGACCCCGGAACAGGACATATGGCGACACCTGGCCGAACATGTCCTGCCCGATCTCGTGGGTAACACCATCGCCCTGCTGGCCCTGGTCATCCCCATGACCGCAATCCTCGGCGTCGGCCTTGCGTGGCTCACGACCGTTTGCGACTACCCGGGCAGAAAATTCTTCTCGTGGGCATTGACGCTTCCCCTTGCAGTGCCGCCGTATGTTTACGCCTTCGTGTATCTTGGCCTGCTCGACTTCGCCGGCCCCGTGCAGACGACGATCAGGCAAGTCTTGCCCGGCGTGGGCTTCGTGGACATCCGCAATGTCTTCGGGGTGGCGGCCATCCTCTCGATGGCTTTCTATCCTTACGTTTACCTGCTTTGCCGCAGCGCTTTCCTGACCCAGGGCAGAACCGCGATGGAAGCGGCCAGGACACTCGGCCTCTCTCCGTCAAGAGCGTTTTTCCGGGTGGCCATCCCCATGGCCCGGCCCTGGATCGCGGCCGGCGTGACGCTCGTCTGCATGGAAACCCTGGCCGATTTCGGGGCAGTTTCAATCTTCAACTACGACACCTTCACCACCGCGATCTACAAGGCCTGGTTCGGCCTGTTTTCACTCAAGGCCGCTTCCCAACTCTCCGCAGTGCTCGTCGCCTTCGTCCTTGTCATGCTGGCCTTGGAGCAACGTTTCCGAGCCCGACTCCGTTTTACCGAAGCCGGAAGGTCGGGCACGCCTGCGCTGCACCTGCGCCTGACCGGTGCGGCTAAATGGCTTGCCTTTGCCCTTTCGTCACTGATTTTTGTCTTCGCCTTCGCCGTTCCCTGTCTGCAACTCCTGCTCTGGGCCTGGAAAGCCACGGGGCCGAACACCGCGAGTTATCTTCAGCTTGGCAAGGACACGCTGATACTCGGCTTGATGACGGCTGTGGCCACTTCCGCCGTCTCTCTCCTGCTGGCTTTCGCCAGACGCAGCAACCCCGGAACGGGCTGGATCATCCGCATTGCGACTCTCGGCTATGCCATGCCTGGGACAATCCTCGCCGTGGGCATCTTCATTCCGGCCGCCTTTATCGACAACACCATGCTCGATTTCATTGCCTCGACTACCGGGGTGCCGATGAGCCCGTTTATCCAGGGTTCGCTGGCCCTGCTCGTCATTGCATACACGGTCCGTTTCCTGGCGGCAGGCTTTGGATCCATCGACAGCGCCATGCAACGCATCACGCCCTCGGTCGTCGAAGCGGCCAGAACCATGGGCTGCCACGGTGCGGCGCTCGTCAGGCGTGTCCATCTGCCCATGACCCGCACCGGCATCCTCACGGCCGCAATCCTTGTGCTCGTCGACGTCATGAAGGAACTTCCCGTAACCCTCATGATGCGGCCTTTCGGGTGGGACACGCTGGCGGTGAAAATCTACGAATTCACATCGGAAGGAGAATGGAAAATGGCGGCGACACCGGCTCTGGTGCTGATCGCGGCGGGTCTTGTACCCATCATGCTCCTGACCGGAAAAACCGAAACACGGAACAAATCATGA
- a CDS encoding Fe(3+) ABC transporter substrate-binding protein: protein MNKKIASLLTLALTLLTALPATASELVVYSARAEQLIKPLFDAYTAKTGVKIQYVTDKEPVLLERLKAEGERTPADMLITVDAGNLWLAGEAGVISPVQSETLAANIPDHLRDPGNKWFGLSLRARTIVYNTGKVKPADLSTYAALAGPEWKGRLLLRTSKKVYNQSLVAALIAELGEAEAERVVAGWVANTPVAPFANDNQAMEAVAAGVGDVTIVNTYYFGKLMKEKPDAPLALFWPDQAGTGVHVNVSGAGITTHAKHREEAVKFLEWLSSGEAQSMFAALNMEYPANPSVPADSAVAAWGDFKASTLNVAKYGEYQTQAIKLMDRVGYK from the coding sequence GTGAACAAAAAAATTGCCTCCCTGCTGACCCTTGCCCTGACCCTCTTGACCGCCCTCCCTGCCACGGCGAGCGAATTGGTGGTTTACTCCGCTCGCGCGGAGCAGCTCATCAAGCCTCTTTTCGATGCGTACACGGCCAAGACGGGCGTGAAGATCCAGTACGTGACCGACAAGGAACCGGTGCTCCTTGAGCGGCTCAAAGCCGAGGGCGAACGCACCCCGGCCGACATGCTGATCACCGTCGATGCCGGCAACCTCTGGCTGGCGGGCGAGGCCGGCGTAATTTCGCCCGTGCAATCCGAAACCCTTGCAGCCAACATTCCCGACCACCTGCGCGACCCGGGCAACAAGTGGTTTGGCTTGTCGCTACGCGCCAGGACCATTGTCTACAACACCGGAAAGGTGAAGCCCGCCGACCTGAGTACCTACGCCGCCCTGGCAGGTCCGGAATGGAAGGGCAGGCTGCTGCTGCGCACATCCAAAAAGGTCTACAACCAGTCCCTCGTGGCGGCCCTGATTGCCGAACTCGGCGAGGCCGAAGCGGAACGCGTCGTCGCCGGCTGGGTCGCAAACACCCCCGTCGCACCCTTCGCCAATGACAACCAGGCCATGGAGGCCGTGGCTGCCGGCGTAGGCGACGTAACCATCGTAAACACCTATTATTTCGGAAAGTTGATGAAAGAGAAACCCGATGCTCCGCTGGCTCTTTTCTGGCCCGATCAGGCCGGGACCGGCGTCCATGTCAACGTCTCAGGGGCCGGTATCACCACCCACGCCAAGCACAGGGAAGAGGCCGTAAAATTTCTCGAATGGCTCTCCTCCGGCGAGGCGCAATCCATGTTCGCCGCACTGAACATGGAATACCCTGCAAACCCCTCCGTGCCCGCCGATTCCGCAGTGGCCGCATGGGGCGACTTCAAGGCCAGCACCCTGAACGTGGCCAAATACGGCGAGTATCAGACCCAGGCCATCAAGCTCATGGACCGGGTCGGCTACAAATAA